The following coding sequences lie in one Gemmatimonadota bacterium genomic window:
- the yihA gene encoding ribosome biogenesis GTP-binding protein YihA/YsxC, translating to MQFHSAEFVTSVGFLRQLPRDGMAEIAFAGRSNVGKSSLLNRLFNRKNLAKTSSTPGKTRTLNFYRVNHAYYFVDLPGYGYAKRSLQERQTWGQLIEGYVQDRSAIRGFVQLIDARHDPSRDDLQMIDWLVHGNKPFVVVATKADKLSGHKLKSRLDQTRRMLALHGDFSLVPFSATTGRGKDAVWRWIGEVLNV from the coding sequence ATGCAATTCCATTCTGCCGAATTTGTTACGAGTGTTGGCTTTTTGAGGCAGTTGCCTCGCGATGGGATGGCCGAGATTGCATTTGCGGGGCGTTCCAATGTGGGCAAGTCGTCGTTGCTCAATCGGCTGTTCAATCGGAAAAATTTGGCGAAGACGAGTAGCACGCCCGGCAAGACGCGGACGCTGAATTTTTATCGCGTAAATCACGCGTATTATTTTGTCGATTTGCCCGGTTATGGCTATGCAAAGCGCAGTTTGCAAGAGCGCCAGACGTGGGGGCAGTTGATTGAGGGGTATGTGCAGGATCGGTCTGCAATCAGAGGTTTTGTTCAGTTGATCGATGCGAGGCACGATCCGAGCCGGGATGATTTGCAGATGATTGACTGGCTGGTGCACGGCAACAAGCCGTTTGTGGTGGTTGCTACCAAGGCGGATAAGTTGTCGGGTCATAAGCTCAAAAGCCGATTGGATCAAACCCGTCGGATGCTCGCTTTGCACGGCGATTTTAGCCTTGTGCCGTTTTCCGCGACGACGGGGCGCGGCAAGGATGCGGTTTGGCGATGGATTGGAGAGGTGCTGAATGTTTGA